The Oceanidesulfovibrio indonesiensis genomic interval TAAAAAAATATTTTATTTTATCCGCTACACTTTACGTTTATGGCTATATTTCCTACCTCTTTAGGAAAGATGTTCAACAGAATCAGTTAAGGACAGATACGTTAAAGGATAATTTTCTGATGACAAAATTACCCCGTTTTTCACCCGCCTTTCTTCACCCGCGTTACTGGCTCAGCTGGGTCGGCATTGCCGCGCTGTGGCTGATTATGCTCCTGCCATATCCGCTGCTGTTCCGAATCGGCCACGGGCTTGGACGGCTGGCGATGCGCCTGCTTCCCCGCCGCGTCGCGATTGCCCGCCGCAACCTCGAGCTATGCTTTCCCGAGATGGATGCCAACGAGCGTGAGGCGTTGCTGCAGCGTAATTTTGAATCGGTAGGAATGGGGG includes:
- a CDS encoding LpxL/LpxP family acyltransferase — translated: MFSRFSQKSIKKYFILSATLYVYGYISYLFRKDVQQNQLRTDTLKDNFLMTKLPRFSPAFLHPRYWLSWVGIAALWLIMLLPYPLLFRIGHGLGRLAMRLLPRRVAIARRNLELCFPEMDANEREALLQRNFESVGMG